A DNA window from Salvelinus sp. IW2-2015 linkage group LG4q.1:29, ASM291031v2, whole genome shotgun sequence contains the following coding sequences:
- the mpi gene encoding mannose-6-phosphate isomerase — MSPWPYQDVRTTVIADVAAMEEVXVFPLSCAVQNYAWGKVGLDSEVAKLVVGGDTSAVIEADKHYAELWMGAHPKGDALIKDNRIAQRTLGQWIADYPACLGSKVKDTFHGQLPFLFKVLSVNTALSIQAHPNRELAGRLHAQFPEHYPDNNHKPEMAVALTHFEGLCGFRPVEEIIGFLKSVPEFHALVGNEAAEELVSSIGEAGRTSLALKKCFTRMMNCEKKVFVDQLNMLVKRVTEEAAAGKDTSGSNSELLLRLHSQYPGDIGCFSIYFLNRMVLEPGDAMFLGANEPHAYLNGDCIECMACSDNTVRAGLTPKYIDVSTLCEMLDYSPAPASAKIFPSIQDPSDPFVYLYDPPVPDFTVMRIQVPASVRQYTVAPVDCAGILLVIEGEATGTSAAALSDITLSRGTVLFISANESVSLHVTSPSGMTMYRACSLL, encoded by the exons ATGAGCCCATGGCCATATCAAGACGTCAGAACTACAGTGATAGCCGACGTTGCAGCCATGGAGGAAGTAAYAG TATTCCCGCTATCCTGTGCAGTGCAGAACTATGCATGGGGGAAGGTCGGTCTGGACAGTGAGGTGGCCAAACTGGTTGTTGGTGGYGATACCTCGGCTGTCATTGAAGCTGACAAACATTATGCCGAG CTTTGGATGGGCGCTCACCCCAAAGGAGACGCCCTCATCAAGGATAACCGGATAGCCCAGAGGACGCTCGGTCAGTGGATTGCAGACTACCCAGCATGCttggggtcaaaggtcaaagaCACCTTCCATGGCCAGCTTCCCTTCCTCTTCAAGGTCCTGTCGGTCAACACCGCTCTGTCCATACAGGCCCATCCGAACAGG GAGTTGGCTGGACGGCTCCATGCTCAGTTTCCAGAGCATTATCCTGACAACAACCACAAGCCTGAGATGGCTGTCGCACTCACCCATTTTGAAGGCCTCTGTGGCTTCAGGCCCGTGGAAGAGATCATTGGCTTTCTCAAAT CCGTGCCAGAATTCCACGCTCTTGTAGGGAACGAGGCGGCAGAGGAGCTGGTGAGCAGTATAGGGGAGGCGGGCCGCACCTCGCTGGCCCTGAAGAAGTGCTTCACCCGCATGATGAACTGTGAGAAGAAAGTGTTTGTGGACCAGCTCAACATGCTGGTGAAAAGAGTCACTGAGGAAG CTGCTGCAGGGAAGGACACATCGGGCAGTAACAGTGAACTGTTGCTCCGGCTCCACTCCCAGTATCCGGGTGACATCGGCTGTTTTTCCATCTACTTCCTAAACCGCATGGTGCTGGAGCCAGGCGACGCCATGTTTCTGGGTGCCAATGAACCACACGCGTACCTCAatggag ACTGCATCGAGTGCATGGCCTGCTCGGACAACACGGTGCGCGCCGGCCTGACGCCCAAGTACATCGACGTCAGCACCCTGTGTGAGATGCTGGACTACAGCCCCGCTCCAGCCAGCGCCAAGATCTTCCCCTCCATACAGGACCCCTCAGACCCCTTTGTCTACCTCTATGACCCCCCTGTCCCTGACTTCACTGTCATGAGGATACAG gtGCCAGCCTCAGTCAGACAGTACACGGTGGCCCCGGTGGACTGTGCGGGCATCCTGCTGGTGATTGAGGGCGAGGCCACCGGCACCTCTGCCGCTGCCCTCTCTGACATCACCCTGAGCCGGGGCACCGTCCTCTTCATCTCAGCCAATGAGAGCGTCTCCCTTCACGTCACCTCCCCCTCCGGAATGACCATGTACCGGGCCTGCAGTCTCCTGTAG